CATTCTGGTTCGTCTTTTCCGATACATTCAAGCCCACCCGTATCTTTTTCCCTGTACCATTTCGTATATTCATATGTCTTGCCGTTCTTTTCCATCCGGCTTGTCTTCTGTTTGTAAGACGCCCTTATGCTTCGGCAATCACTCATCCATTTACCGCGTGCAAATTCATTTTTGGATATCAGTTCTTCAAGAACTCTGCTGGCATTGATCACTACTATTATATTTTTCATAATCTCTCATAAAAAAACTAGGCGGTAAGGGCTGTTGAGTGTGCCCCTCTCAGTTGATCGTCTTTTCTGTCTTCCATGGGAACAGCTGCAGATCTCACCGGCAGGACAGAATCATAAGCTGAAAGTCGCATGTTTCCTTTGTAATTGAAACCGATACAAAGCTTATCTGCACCAAACCACACACTGATACCATGCCTGCCACAGAAAGCAAGCAATTTCTTAAGGTCTTGGCATGTCAAAAAAAGCACGCTGTATTTATCTATTCGCTCATATTTCAGTGACACATCCTGATCGAGAGTGATACAGCTATTACATGAAAGTGCACCGCCCATCTCGTTTTCTTTCAAGAATTGTGAAAATAATTCCCTTAACCTTTCTGTTCTCATCTTTCCTCTTTTTTATTTTGGTTGAAAACTTCGTGTTTTTCTTCTTTATCATCTCTTTCCCCACTCTCTGCTGGTTTTATCCTGATACCATGAAACGGTATAATCTCCAAAAACCCTTCATCCCTCAAATCATAAAGTAGCTCGTCGCGTTCTTGTTTTTGTACTCTCCACCACGATAGAATCCGTTTTACCTCCGGGAATGAGATAATCTTATTTTTGGAATATGCCCGCGTCCTCAATGCTTGTAAAAAAAACCTCCTTACGTCTTTATTAGCAGAAGGTGCAATCTTAACAGTGGGATCTGTTTTCGAGTTCTGCCCGCTGGTAACGGGCGGTACTTTCCCTATCATTTTTGCTCCCCCTGCTCTGCTGCCTCTATAATCTCCTTGCAAGTTTGTGATAGCAGGGGATTGTCAGACTTTGCCCATTGTTTGATCTCATCACCTTGGGCCTTCATTCGCCCCTCAGCAAAGTTAATAAAAGATAGTTTGTATTTACTCATGCTGCATCCTTCCCGATTGATGGGTGTGGCTGCATTCCGCTGGTTCTCTTGCCAGGGTTTCAGCGGGTGCAAATTCTTTTACTCTCTGTACTATCCAATTGCGAATTAAGGAGGTATAAGGCAACTCTTCATTTTTCGCAATTTCTTTGACCCGACCCAGGGTCTTTTCTGAAAGTTGAAGATTAACTTGTTTCATAGGGATTTCACCTATGCAGCATAGGTTTTTAGTCATATATAAAAAGAACATAAACAAATATAACATATTATACAAATTATACTAATTCCAAAATAAAGTATACGTCTTTTTCTGGTAAAAACATAGGGGGTTATCGGAATCAATAAAACCCCATTGATTTCTGTCTTCCAGGAATCTGGAGATCTCATCTGCAGCACGGACAGAAAATCTATTCTGTCCCCCAGGCAGCCCAGGCCTGTGATCGGGACCTAGACAGAATTGGAAAAAAATACTCTGTATAATGGAGCATATAACGGAGAAAACAGAATCCATTAATAAAATTATTGCTTCGCTGCCATCGCTGCCGTGATAAGCTCCATCTGACGTTTCATGGTCTCCATATCTGCTTTTTGCTTATCCATTTGTGCCTTTAGCTCACTGTTTTCCTCGGCGAGCTTCTTACTATCCTTACAGGTCTTGCATAAGCTGCCTGCCTGGATCAATCGCCCACATTCAACACATCTTGAAGCTAAGGGGTTTATTATGGTCTTGCCGTTGCCATTCTCGCCCATGCCCTTGGCGTCTCTGTATCCACTGCTCTTTAATTGCTCTCGAAGGTGAATATATGTAGAAAGCATAGCGCTATGAGGTATCCCCCAAAATCTATAAGATAATTGTGTTTCGCTTAAATTCAATCCTGCTGCGTGGGTAATGGCTGAATGCCTGAAATTATGCGGATTAACGGGTTTTGTGGTGCCTGCGAGTTTCGCTAATTTTCTCAAAATAAGTATAACTCCCATCTGGGATAAATCGAAAAATTGTTTAGAAGGATTGCATTTTAGCCATTCTTGGACATATCCATAAATTTCTAAGCAAATAACCGATCTTGAGCCAGTCTTGCATCCTTCAATATTTGGGATATGGAGCGTTACTTCCTGTTTCATATCATCCGATTCTATCATATCGATGGTTAATGACAATAGCTCACCAATCCTTAATCCTGATTCAAACAGGGTTGCGACAATACAACGGTCTCTCTCAATAGTCGCAACATTGATGAGCTTCTTAATATCCTCCGGTGTCAAGATATCAGACGGGTTTATAGTCCGTTTCCCCTTGGATATCTGCATCCGTTTAACTTTTCTCATCATGATTGAGTACTTTTCGTTATCCGTTTCATCTAGGCAAAACTGATAAAATTGAATAAATCGCTGCTGGCATAAATGGATAGAACTATTTTTCTGGTTTTTGTCCCTCAATCCTTCAAAGTACTTCTTTAAATCCTCAATAGTTAAATTCTCAATGGGCTTTCCAATATCGCTTTGTGCATTTTCCAAAGTCGATTTGATAACATCTAATGTGTTCTTTGTTCTTCCCTTTGAGATTAGGCTATTTTTAAATTCTTCAAGTAAATCGGATCTCATTTCATCACCATTGTAACTAATGCTACCGCTTACTATTTAAAATATCCCAAGTTTTTTAAGTACTTTTACGAAGAAGACAAAATAGTTAAAGCTACATAGTAGTTAAAGCTGCATACTCCTCATCGATAAGGTCATCCACCATAATCCCGTTCTCAACTGCAATGAGAATGGCGCTGACCTCTATTGATACCTGTTTTGCAAACTCTTCCTGTTTTTTATTTATCATTGCAATTACTTTTCTCTTTTCTATTCCCGTGCCCTGTATTATCCGGTCAATTATCCTGTCGAAAATTGTTTTGTTCTCCGTAATAACGGGAGTTGTTTTGTTCTCCGCAATAACGGGTTTCCATCCGGAAGGTAACTCAATTTTTGATATATCAAATGAAGGACGTACAAGTTCTCCTTCGCGTATTAAAAGCCCCGAATTCTGGGCATCGCTTAATATGGTCTTTGCCTGCTCAGGATTGAACCATTTCAAATCCAGGGAGAGCGCAAGAATAAATTCCATATCTTTTAGCGTATCTTTTCCCTTTCTTTTAAAGGGCATTGATACGGTATAAGTAAGATCAGACATTGCCAGCCTTTCTTTTTATCTCTTCAACAATGGTGTCAGCTATTCTTTCAGGATCAGTCCTTTCCAGGCCATCGATAAGATGTATGTTCATAGTAAGTACCCTGTTATCAAGGTTTGTCCTTACAAGATATGTATCTCCTTTAAAAGCAACACGGTTATAGTTTGCATCAAGTACAGAATATTGCAGGTTAATTTTAAAATCAATTGTTCCTTCCGGTGTAATATCTTTTAGCACTGGATCTAGAGTGTTCTTATTAAGAGGAACAAAATCAACGCTTTTATCTGCTATTTCAACTTCAATGCTTCTTTTTGCCTGTATAGGAGTTGCTTTACGGTCCGGGCCATCTGTGACAAATGTACCGAACTGGCCATTCAGCCCTGCAATTGTTTTTACCAGGAAAGGGAGGTCGGCTTCGAATCTAAATTTACGTTCAAATTCCGGGTTTTGCGGGAAAAGGTGATAAGTACGTCTCATATCAGCATGTATCGTCATGAAATCTTAAAAGCTTATTGCTTTGCGTTACAGAAATGGGGTTCAAATGGGGAAGAAAGCTCCCGACTTCAGTCGTGGAGATGAATTTCCCCTTTGAAATAAACACGGATTAGTTTCACCCCGCTCAGCTAAGATTCAAGACCAAAACTATCCATACGACAATATGAAATATGAATAGCAAAACTCCCTCTTTCGTACTGGAACTACCATTAGAAACCACATCAGTACAGGAGACCGACATTTTAACACGGCTGGAAGCTGGAAGGCATTTGTATAATGCCTGTCTTGGAGAAGCTCTGAAAAGACTTGACCTTATCAGGCAGTCCAAAGAGTACAAGAAAATCATAGTATTACCAGCAGGTAAAGAAAGAACTGAAAAATTCAGAAATTTGAATGGAGAATACGGTTTCACAGAGTATGCTCTTCATGATCATGCCGGTACGATAAGAGATAGTTGGATCAAAGAGCATATCAACAGCCATATAACACAGAAAATAGCTACAAGAGCGTTCAAA
This portion of the Candidatus Methanoperedens sp. genome encodes:
- a CDS encoding DUF2240 family protein; the protein is MSDLTYTVSMPFKRKGKDTLKDMEFILALSLDLKWFNPEQAKTILSDAQNSGLLIREGELVRPSFDISKIELPSGWKPVIAENKTTPVITENKTIFDRIIDRIIQGTGIEKRKVIAMINKKQEEFAKQVSIEVSAILIAVENGIMVDDLIDEEYAALTTM